The Dyella caseinilytica genome has a window encoding:
- a CDS encoding DUF4442 domain-containing protein, with protein sequence MRASLFRRLLNVWPPFLCNSIRVLSLDEDYTEARVVLRLRPWNRNYVRAQFGGNLFAMTDPFWMLLILHHLGKDHYVWDKAGAIDFVAPGRTDVYAHFKLESGVLDELRTAAADGEKVLRWFEVQIKTAAGEVIAIVRKQIYVRLKPRERPDLAATPVASSQAS encoded by the coding sequence ATGCGCGCCTCCCTCTTCCGTCGCCTGCTGAACGTGTGGCCACCGTTCCTGTGCAACAGCATTCGCGTGCTGAGCCTGGACGAGGACTACACCGAGGCGCGCGTCGTGCTGCGCTTGCGCCCATGGAATCGCAATTACGTGCGGGCCCAGTTTGGCGGCAATCTGTTCGCCATGACCGATCCGTTCTGGATGCTGCTGATCCTGCATCACCTGGGCAAAGACCATTACGTGTGGGACAAAGCTGGCGCGATCGATTTCGTCGCTCCCGGTCGTACCGATGTGTATGCCCATTTCAAACTGGAATCCGGCGTACTGGATGAGCTGCGCACCGCAGCGGCAGACGGCGAGAAAGTGCTGCGGTGGTTCGAAGTGCAGATAAAAACGGCGGCTGGCGAGGTGATCGCCATCGTGCGCAAACAGATTTACGTTCGACTCAAGCCACGCGAACGCCCCGATTTGGCGGCCACCCCGGTGGCTTCATCGCAAGCGTCCTAG
- a CDS encoding M14 family metallopeptidase, whose product MSYRRVFLSLLLGAFAMTTHAAGPHDSDWITPAETSQFRTTPSYEQTLAYLQRLQQTAPGKIKLETFGISPQGRPMTVVIASSDGTFTPDAARAAHKPIVLLQAGIHPGEIEGKDAGLMLLRDIAVTGKYPHLLDHLVLVYIPVFSVDGHENSSPYNRINQNGPESMGFRGQSQYLNLNRDYIKADAPEMQDWLKLWQTWLPDFLIDVHTTDGADYQYDLTWYTEDPHKLDPAIARWQRKTIVDETMPAYEKRGHLASIYLEFKDGRDPRKGIENFGSGPRFSTGYAALQNRPALLLETHMLKSYAVRVHAIYDLLAVLLGDINRDPSALLAATSKADADTIARAGNANVQVPLTFKLDPTSAPFELKGYTFTQTHSDISNDTWIQYDPSKPQTYRIDNWNGLLPDLSITPPAAYVIPGEWTSIIEKLDTHGIAYRRIGHPMKKVEAEAYQLDQPQWASEPFEGHVMLRTFSLHTAPTEVRLPPGSVIVPLNQRAANVAIELLEPQAPDSLLHWGYLNAIFEAKEYGEPRVLEKLARDMMAKDPKLKAEFEQKLHDDPTFAANSRARLEFFFERSPWYSVQAVGAYPVLRLNAAQLAILGTK is encoded by the coding sequence ATGAGCTACCGCCGCGTTTTCCTTTCGCTCTTGCTCGGAGCGTTCGCCATGACCACTCATGCCGCGGGCCCGCACGACAGCGACTGGATCACGCCCGCCGAAACCTCGCAGTTCCGCACCACGCCCAGCTACGAACAAACGCTGGCTTATCTGCAACGCCTGCAACAGACCGCACCCGGCAAGATCAAGCTGGAGACCTTCGGCATCTCGCCGCAAGGCCGACCGATGACTGTCGTGATCGCCAGCAGCGACGGCACGTTCACGCCAGACGCGGCGCGTGCAGCACACAAGCCCATCGTGCTGCTGCAAGCCGGCATCCATCCCGGTGAAATCGAAGGCAAGGATGCGGGTCTGATGCTGCTGCGCGATATCGCTGTCACCGGCAAATATCCGCACCTGCTCGATCACTTGGTGCTGGTCTACATTCCCGTTTTCAGCGTAGACGGGCACGAGAACAGCTCGCCCTACAACCGCATCAACCAGAACGGTCCGGAAAGCATGGGCTTTCGCGGCCAGTCGCAATACCTCAATCTCAACCGCGACTACATCAAGGCTGATGCACCGGAAATGCAGGACTGGCTGAAACTCTGGCAGACATGGCTGCCGGATTTCCTGATCGATGTGCACACCACCGACGGCGCCGATTACCAATACGACCTGACCTGGTACACCGAAGATCCGCACAAGCTCGATCCTGCCATCGCGAGATGGCAGCGGAAAACGATCGTCGACGAAACCATGCCTGCGTATGAAAAGCGCGGCCATCTGGCTTCAATCTATCTGGAATTCAAGGACGGTCGCGATCCACGCAAAGGCATCGAAAATTTTGGTTCCGGCCCGCGCTTCTCCACCGGCTACGCCGCCTTGCAGAACCGTCCCGCGTTACTGCTCGAAACGCATATGCTGAAGTCATACGCGGTGCGCGTGCACGCCATCTACGATCTTCTTGCTGTGTTGCTCGGCGACATCAATCGCGACCCATCGGCACTGCTGGCTGCGACCAGCAAGGCCGATGCTGACACGATCGCGCGTGCAGGCAACGCCAACGTGCAAGTGCCGCTGACCTTCAAGCTCGATCCCACGTCAGCGCCGTTCGAACTGAAGGGTTATACGTTTACGCAAACCCACAGCGACATCTCCAACGATACCTGGATCCAATACGATCCCAGCAAGCCGCAGACCTACCGCATCGACAACTGGAACGGCCTGCTGCCCGACCTGTCGATCACCCCGCCTGCCGCCTATGTCATCCCAGGCGAATGGACCAGCATCATCGAAAAGCTGGATACGCACGGCATTGCTTACCGGCGCATTGGCCATCCGATGAAGAAAGTCGAGGCGGAGGCATATCAGCTCGATCAGCCGCAATGGGCCAGCGAACCCTTTGAAGGGCATGTGATGCTGCGCACCTTCAGCCTGCATACCGCGCCGACCGAAGTCAGGCTTCCGCCCGGCTCGGTCATCGTGCCCTTGAACCAACGCGCCGCCAATGTCGCCATTGAACTACTCGAACCTCAAGCACCGGATTCCCTGCTGCACTGGGGTTATCTCAATGCGATCTTCGAGGCCAAGGAATATGGCGAACCACGCGTGCTGGAGAAACTGGCGCGCGACATGATGGCGAAAGATCCCAAGTTGAAGGCTGAATTCGAGCAGAAACTACACGATGATCCGACCTTTGCTGCGAACAGTCGCGCGCGACTGGAGTTCTTCTTCGAGCGTTCCCCGTGGTACAGCGTACAGGCCGTTGGCGCTTACCCTGTGCTGCGCCTCAATGCAGCACAGCTGGCCATCCTTGGCACCAAGTAA
- a CDS encoding cytochrome-c peroxidase, which yields MTSDTPTLRAQARHKPFRLFKILLGVACVCSCLTSYAFINQATKLQSDTADNSGINPHPVHLKLPQTNPLSAVAQLGKSLFFDPMLSGSGRQSCSSCHSPAYGYNPPNALTVQEGGKDLHQAGYRPPLSLAYLYRQPPFSIGPDAADNDVAPDLNAIAASVRGDSRATKQAGVAPAAPAMVAQGGLFWDGRADSLQRQAYLPLLNPVEMANSSIDDVAHKLVNSRYRQSFTLLFGPGIVNDPQQLVSEAMFAIGRFQIEDPSFHPFTSKYDAWLQGHARLTATELRGLRVFNDPKKGNCAGCHLSQPSRDGLPPLFTDTQYEALGVPRNTALVLNRDPHYYDLGICGPFRKDLAHQTQYCGMFLTPTLRNVDRRAVFFHNGAYHTLTQVMDFYNLRSVAPEKIYPHDANGKLELYNDIPAAYQGNVDITDAPFDRHVGDSPPLTAEDIQDIITFLHTLDDGYSSASLRTELTPARSNSSR from the coding sequence TTGACTTCGGATACCCCGACATTACGCGCGCAAGCACGACATAAGCCGTTTCGGCTGTTCAAAATCCTGCTTGGCGTAGCTTGCGTATGCAGCTGCCTGACGAGCTACGCGTTTATCAACCAAGCCACGAAACTACAAAGCGATACGGCCGACAACAGTGGCATCAATCCGCATCCGGTCCATCTGAAATTGCCGCAGACGAATCCGCTGAGCGCGGTTGCGCAGCTCGGCAAATCCCTGTTCTTCGATCCGATGCTATCGGGTTCCGGACGGCAATCGTGTTCTTCTTGCCATAGCCCCGCATACGGCTACAACCCGCCTAACGCACTGACGGTGCAAGAGGGTGGAAAGGATCTACACCAGGCCGGCTATCGGCCGCCGCTCTCGCTTGCGTATCTGTATCGGCAGCCGCCTTTCAGCATTGGCCCCGATGCAGCCGATAACGACGTAGCGCCAGACCTCAATGCGATCGCTGCATCCGTACGCGGCGATTCGCGCGCGACCAAGCAAGCAGGCGTGGCGCCTGCCGCGCCAGCCATGGTGGCGCAAGGCGGCTTGTTCTGGGACGGTCGCGCCGATTCGCTGCAACGACAGGCGTATTTGCCGCTGCTCAATCCCGTGGAAATGGCCAACAGCAGCATCGATGACGTGGCACACAAACTGGTGAACAGCCGCTATCGCCAATCGTTCACCCTGTTGTTCGGACCTGGCATTGTCAACGATCCGCAGCAGCTGGTTTCCGAGGCTATGTTCGCCATCGGCCGCTTTCAGATCGAAGACCCGTCTTTTCATCCGTTCACCAGCAAGTACGACGCATGGTTGCAAGGGCACGCACGACTGACGGCCACCGAACTGCGCGGGTTGCGCGTTTTCAACGACCCGAAGAAAGGCAATTGTGCAGGCTGCCACCTCAGCCAGCCGAGCCGTGATGGCTTGCCTCCGCTGTTCACCGACACGCAATACGAAGCATTGGGCGTACCTCGCAACACCGCGCTGGTGCTAAACCGGGATCCGCATTACTACGATCTCGGTATTTGCGGCCCGTTCCGCAAGGATCTCGCACACCAGACGCAATACTGCGGCATGTTCCTCACACCCACGCTGCGCAACGTAGACAGGCGCGCGGTGTTCTTTCACAACGGCGCCTACCACACGCTGACGCAGGTAATGGATTTCTACAATTTGCGCAGCGTCGCGCCCGAAAAGATCTATCCGCACGATGCGAACGGCAAGCTGGAGCTATACAACGATATACCAGCGGCTTATCAAGGCAACGTCGATATCACCGATGCACCCTTCGACCGTCACGTTGGCGATTCGCCGCCGCTCACCGCTGAAGATATCCAAGACATCATCACCTTCCTCCATACACTGGACGACGGTTACTCGTCCGCTTCCCTGCGGACAGAGCTCACGCCAGCACGCTCAAATTCATCGCGTTAG
- a CDS encoding DUF502 domain-containing protein, whose translation MQRLRFKRYIITGLLTFMPLWVTWLVFKFVVGLLAELGAPLVTALLGTLGFVAPHTANQLSQSWATYVLALLLTLLALYLLGFLANRVIGQRLLNTFDTLLQRIPLVQTIYGGTKKLMAVLQNKPSGVQRVVLVDFPRKGMKVVGFVTRVMTEEGTGREMAAVYIPTTPNPTGGYLEVVPVEELTPTDWTMDQAMAFIISGGAVAPDTLPAPPASLRAAPPEDRA comes from the coding sequence ATGCAGCGGTTGCGCTTCAAACGCTACATCATCACCGGCCTGCTGACCTTCATGCCGTTATGGGTCACTTGGCTGGTTTTCAAATTCGTGGTCGGCCTGCTCGCAGAACTGGGCGCACCACTGGTCACGGCACTGCTCGGCACACTGGGATTCGTCGCACCACATACGGCCAATCAGCTCAGCCAGAGTTGGGCGACCTATGTGCTGGCGCTGCTGCTGACCTTGCTTGCGTTATATCTGCTCGGTTTTCTTGCCAACCGCGTGATCGGCCAGCGCCTGCTCAATACCTTCGATACCTTGCTGCAACGTATTCCTCTGGTGCAGACCATTTACGGCGGCACCAAGAAACTGATGGCCGTGCTGCAGAACAAACCCAGCGGGGTGCAACGCGTTGTGCTGGTGGACTTCCCGCGCAAGGGCATGAAAGTGGTGGGTTTCGTCACGCGCGTGATGACCGAGGAAGGTACCGGTCGCGAGATGGCAGCGGTCTATATTCCGACCACGCCCAATCCGACCGGTGGCTATCTGGAAGTAGTACCCGTGGAAGAGCTGACGCCTACCGACTGGACGATGGACCAGGCCATGGCTTTTATCATTTCCGGCGGTGCGGTCGCGCCTGATACCTTGCCGGCTCCACCGGCCAGTTTGCGGGCCGCGCCACCCGAGGATCGTGCATGA
- a CDS encoding M13 family metallopeptidase has translation MTYKHLKPLLLAASVTFALAACGKQEQAAAPAPAPAPAASAPAGASTTASAAKPASIFDVNELDNGINACQDFNGFVNAKWISANPIPSDHTSWGAFNQLAEQSLNTQHDIVDAAAKNAAQAAPGSIEQKIGLLFQAGMDQDAVNKAGFDPIKPKLDKIAALKSPADVVSFIDESFAQGDQQVFNFGSGADFKDAKIQIGFANQSGLGLPTPDYYTDPKQADLRDAYKTYIAKSLTLIGVSDADAKKQADDVLAFETSLAKSSLSPTQLRDLDNEYHFVSVAQADKVTPHFNWEKFFSAQGLTIDKGFSLSQPKFFAEFDKLLTTAPLSQWQAYLRFHAIDDASPFLSTAFQDNRFDFYGKTLSGQPEQKPQWKRVLDTVNSSMGEALGQLYVAKEFTPEAKQRAEELVTNVREALKEHIQNSDWMSDATKQKALDKWNKFLPKIGYPDHWRSWDGLDIKQGDYYGDVMAAAKFNYDWDIGHIGKPTDRTEWGMTPQTVNAYYDPSTNTINFPAAILQPPFFYANGDDAINYGGIGAVIGHESSHGFDDQGSQFDGDGNKADWWTAQDKAQFKARTTKLVDQFNNYAPLKDKPDVHVNGQLTLGENIADLGGLNVAYDALQNALKKNPDEAQQKIDGYTQDQRYFLSWARVWRNNTREKQALLRLNTDPHAPASLRAIGAPSNMTAFSEAFQCKPTDPMVRSGDKQVKIW, from the coding sequence ATGACCTACAAGCACTTGAAGCCGTTGTTGCTCGCCGCGAGCGTCACTTTTGCCCTGGCCGCCTGCGGCAAGCAGGAACAGGCCGCCGCGCCAGCACCGGCTCCGGCACCCGCCGCCAGCGCACCGGCTGGCGCTTCGACCACCGCCAGCGCCGCTAAACCGGCCAGCATTTTCGACGTCAACGAGCTGGACAACGGCATCAATGCCTGCCAGGACTTCAACGGCTTCGTCAATGCCAAGTGGATCAGCGCGAACCCGATTCCGTCGGATCACACCAGCTGGGGCGCCTTCAACCAGCTCGCCGAGCAAAGCCTGAACACGCAGCACGATATCGTCGATGCGGCCGCCAAGAACGCCGCACAAGCCGCGCCCGGCTCGATCGAACAGAAGATCGGCTTGCTATTCCAGGCGGGTATGGATCAGGACGCCGTCAACAAGGCCGGCTTCGATCCGATCAAGCCCAAGCTGGACAAGATCGCAGCGCTGAAGAGCCCGGCTGACGTGGTCTCGTTTATCGACGAGAGCTTCGCCCAGGGTGACCAGCAGGTGTTCAACTTCGGCTCTGGTGCTGATTTCAAGGACGCCAAGATCCAGATCGGCTTCGCCAACCAGTCCGGCCTGGGTCTGCCCACGCCTGACTACTACACCGATCCGAAGCAGGCGGATCTGCGCGACGCTTATAAGACGTACATCGCCAAGTCGCTGACCCTCATCGGCGTGTCGGATGCCGATGCGAAGAAGCAGGCCGATGACGTGCTCGCCTTCGAAACGTCGCTCGCCAAGTCCTCGCTCTCGCCCACCCAATTGCGCGACTTGGACAACGAATACCACTTCGTGAGCGTGGCGCAGGCTGACAAGGTCACCCCGCATTTCAACTGGGAAAAATTCTTCTCGGCACAAGGTCTGACCATCGACAAGGGCTTCTCGCTGTCGCAGCCGAAGTTCTTCGCCGAGTTCGACAAGCTGCTGACCACCGCACCGCTTTCGCAGTGGCAGGCCTACCTGCGCTTCCATGCCATCGACGATGCCTCGCCGTTCCTCAGCACCGCCTTCCAGGACAACCGTTTCGATTTCTACGGCAAGACCCTCTCCGGTCAGCCGGAACAGAAGCCTCAGTGGAAGCGTGTACTGGACACCGTCAACAGCTCGATGGGTGAGGCACTTGGCCAACTGTATGTCGCCAAGGAATTCACACCTGAAGCCAAGCAGCGCGCTGAAGAACTGGTCACCAACGTGCGTGAAGCGCTCAAGGAGCACATCCAGAATTCGGACTGGATGAGCGATGCCACCAAGCAGAAAGCGCTCGACAAGTGGAACAAGTTCCTACCCAAAATCGGTTATCCCGATCACTGGCGCAGCTGGGACGGCCTTGATATCAAACAAGGTGATTACTACGGCGACGTGATGGCCGCGGCCAAGTTCAACTACGACTGGGATATCGGCCACATCGGCAAGCCGACGGACCGCACCGAATGGGGCATGACCCCGCAGACGGTCAATGCCTACTACGACCCGAGCACCAACACGATCAACTTCCCGGCCGCGATCCTGCAGCCGCCGTTCTTCTATGCCAACGGTGACGATGCCATCAACTACGGTGGCATTGGCGCGGTGATCGGTCACGAATCCAGCCACGGCTTCGACGATCAGGGCAGCCAGTTCGACGGCGACGGCAACAAGGCCGATTGGTGGACCGCGCAAGACAAGGCGCAATTCAAGGCACGCACCACCAAGCTGGTCGATCAGTTCAACAACTATGCACCGCTCAAGGACAAGCCGGACGTGCACGTTAACGGCCAGTTGACCCTGGGCGAAAACATCGCTGATCTGGGTGGCCTCAACGTGGCCTACGACGCGCTGCAAAATGCACTGAAGAAGAATCCGGACGAAGCGCAGCAAAAGATCGACGGCTACACCCAAGACCAGCGCTACTTCCTGAGCTGGGCGCGTGTGTGGCGCAACAACACGCGTGAGAAGCAGGCGCTGCTGCGTCTGAACACCGATCCGCACGCACCGGCCTCGCTGCGCGCCATCGGTGCGCCGTCGAACATGACGGCCTTCTCCGAAGCGTTCCAGTGCAAACCGACCGATCCGATGGTCCGCTCCGGCGATAAGCAAGTAAAGATCTGGTAA
- a CDS encoding phospholipase C, which produces MFSLRMFRKAILPASIALMGFTLAYAQVDPSSNQNADFSAHSPWHGGGRSPQDQLPTATPIKHLVVIFDENRSFDHYFGTYPVAANPPGEPAFKARPFTPQVDGLSPALLNDNPNKLNPINGVNAVNPFRLDRTQANTEGQNHSYTPEQLAYDNGAADRFPAYTGNNTVTTTGAFGTHGLVMGYFDGNTVTAMWNYAQHFAMDDNAYTDTYGPSTPGAIAVVSGTNNGAKVVLGSASTIPDTQGGLTLIGDTDPAYDSCSSTSSTVSMTSKNIGDLLNAHHITWGGFMGGFDLTAVNENGTTGCQRSTYSSVLDATETDYTPHHNWFQYYATTSNPAHTRPTSVEEIGYTDDKDSTSTPVHHEYDVQDFIKAVKSGNFPSVSYIKPPAVHDAHPGNSDPLDEQEFVVKLINFLQKQPDWDSTAVIITYDDSDGWYDHRYASPTTSSFDSTTTEGSVTGADQLNGPGICNATGAKQGVGLNGGTVNGRCGPGTRTPFLVISPYARVNYVDGTQITQASVVRFIEDNWLHGERIGQGSGDATTGSIMGMFDFNRRRFDLAQPLFLDPNQGTPINDWRDPWHS; this is translated from the coding sequence ATGTTCAGTCTTCGTATGTTCCGCAAGGCAATCTTGCCTGCGTCGATCGCCTTGATGGGATTCACGCTCGCCTATGCCCAGGTCGATCCAAGCTCGAATCAGAACGCCGATTTCTCTGCACATTCCCCGTGGCACGGCGGCGGCCGCTCACCACAAGATCAGCTTCCCACCGCGACGCCGATCAAGCATCTCGTCGTGATCTTCGATGAAAACCGTTCGTTCGATCATTACTTCGGCACCTATCCGGTGGCGGCAAATCCTCCGGGCGAACCAGCGTTCAAGGCCAGGCCTTTCACGCCACAGGTCGACGGCCTCTCGCCGGCACTGTTGAACGACAATCCGAACAAGCTCAACCCCATCAACGGCGTCAATGCGGTGAATCCTTTCCGCCTTGATCGCACGCAGGCCAACACTGAAGGTCAGAACCACAGCTACACGCCGGAGCAGCTCGCGTACGACAACGGCGCCGCCGACCGTTTCCCCGCCTACACGGGTAACAACACGGTGACCACGACCGGCGCGTTCGGCACGCATGGTCTTGTGATGGGTTACTTCGATGGCAATACCGTCACCGCGATGTGGAACTATGCGCAGCACTTCGCGATGGACGACAACGCTTATACCGACACCTACGGTCCTTCGACACCAGGCGCGATTGCCGTGGTATCGGGCACCAACAATGGTGCCAAGGTTGTACTTGGCTCGGCTTCGACCATCCCTGACACCCAGGGCGGCCTGACTTTGATCGGCGACACCGATCCGGCCTATGACTCGTGCTCCTCGACCAGCAGCACGGTGTCGATGACGTCGAAGAACATCGGCGATCTGCTCAATGCCCACCACATCACCTGGGGCGGTTTCATGGGCGGCTTCGACCTGACGGCCGTGAACGAAAACGGCACCACCGGTTGCCAGCGCAGCACCTATTCGAGCGTGCTGGATGCCACCGAGACCGACTACACGCCGCACCACAACTGGTTCCAGTATTACGCCACCACCTCGAATCCGGCGCACACGCGTCCGACCTCGGTGGAAGAGATCGGCTATACCGACGACAAGGACAGCACGTCCACCCCGGTACATCATGAGTATGACGTGCAAGATTTCATCAAGGCCGTCAAGTCTGGCAATTTCCCGTCGGTGAGCTATATCAAGCCGCCCGCCGTGCATGATGCGCACCCGGGCAACTCCGATCCGTTGGACGAGCAGGAATTCGTGGTGAAGCTCATCAACTTCCTGCAGAAACAGCCCGATTGGGACAGCACTGCCGTCATCATCACTTATGACGACTCGGATGGCTGGTACGACCATCGCTATGCCTCGCCCACCACGTCGTCCTTCGACTCGACCACTACAGAAGGTTCGGTCACCGGCGCCGACCAGCTCAATGGTCCGGGCATCTGCAATGCGACGGGTGCCAAACAGGGCGTGGGCCTCAATGGTGGCACGGTCAACGGTCGCTGTGGCCCCGGCACGCGTACGCCATTCCTCGTGATCTCGCCGTATGCACGCGTCAACTATGTGGATGGCACGCAAATCACGCAGGCTTCGGTAGTGCGCTTCATCGAGGACAACTGGCTGCATGGCGAGCGTATTGGCCAAGGTTCGGGCGATGCCACCACCGGCAGCATCATGGGTATGTTCGACTTCAACCGCCGCCGCTTCGATCTGGCGCAACCGTTGTTCCTCGATCCCAACCAGGGCACACCGATTAACGACTGGCGTGACCCCTGGCATTCCTGA
- a CDS encoding TonB-dependent receptor, whose product MPANFRASPLHAALLVALTLPAAAHAQTTASPSDTASSSQNASDNKPKTLGSVHVTGSIVGNDYETDTSTVGAKVPTSLRDIPQTVVVVNRDLLDAQGATSLQDALRNVPGITIGGAEGGQIGNNINLRGFTARTDIYLDGFRDPGQYYRDVFDLDAIEVLKGPSSMLFGRGSTGGVINQVTKEPELKSFGEVTTTLGSDDRYRTTADFNQPLSNTAAARVEVYGQDMHTTRDVQKNQDFGIAPSVRFGIGTPTQITLSALIQRNHDMPDYGLPPINGRPADVSYKNWYGLTDDRTNQSVNEFNARLEHIFSDNVKLRTQLMYSQYDTNARETAANSVVTNTGVTLNKTLGNPTNVPLQDLYVQLASHDRVIHDTILDSQTDLTTQFDTGSLQHTLITGVELARETYNNQGYTRNGLPLLSLLDPVQESTPPNVTTTVGNYAQSVGKTAAVYANDTIKLNDQWMVVAGVRRDEFDAHISNSVSLPAYAQQTVYFTSVRGGVIYQPDEKQSYYVSYGTSFDPSLEQLTLTNGTQDLAPEKNRSYEIGGKWNLMDDAVAINAALYNLEQTNARSETSTGEYTLDGNIRVRGAELGVVGHLTKNWQIFSGYSYMDGKIVKAVDGTQGNIPANTPRNTFTTWTTYTFAEHWEAGGGPTYMSQRYAANTDAVSVGGYTRWDATVAFHQPSYDIRLNVLNLTNKRYFDALIQSDGGRSVPGIGRTEMVTFTYKF is encoded by the coding sequence ATGCCCGCCAACTTTCGCGCCTCCCCTCTGCACGCCGCCCTGCTGGTTGCCCTAACCCTTCCCGCCGCAGCACATGCGCAAACCACCGCTTCGCCCAGCGACACCGCCAGCAGTTCGCAGAACGCCAGCGACAACAAGCCCAAGACCCTGGGCTCGGTGCACGTGACCGGCAGCATCGTCGGCAACGACTACGAAACCGATACCTCCACCGTGGGCGCCAAGGTGCCGACCTCGCTGCGCGACATCCCGCAAACCGTGGTGGTGGTGAATCGCGATCTGCTCGATGCGCAGGGCGCCACCTCACTGCAGGATGCATTGCGCAACGTGCCAGGCATCACTATCGGTGGTGCGGAAGGAGGCCAGATCGGCAACAACATCAACCTGCGTGGGTTCACCGCGCGCACCGATATCTATCTCGACGGCTTTCGCGATCCCGGCCAGTACTACCGCGACGTGTTCGATCTGGATGCGATCGAAGTGCTCAAAGGCCCCTCTTCCATGCTGTTCGGCCGCGGCTCCACCGGCGGCGTGATCAATCAGGTGACCAAGGAGCCGGAGTTGAAGTCGTTTGGCGAAGTGACCACCACCCTTGGCTCGGATGATCGTTATCGCACCACCGCGGATTTCAATCAGCCGCTGTCCAACACCGCTGCCGCACGTGTGGAAGTGTACGGCCAGGACATGCACACCACGCGCGACGTGCAAAAGAACCAGGACTTCGGCATTGCTCCCTCAGTGCGCTTCGGCATCGGCACGCCGACACAGATCACGCTTTCCGCACTGATCCAGCGCAACCACGACATGCCTGACTACGGCCTGCCACCCATCAATGGCCGCCCGGCCGATGTGAGCTACAAGAACTGGTACGGCCTCACCGACGATCGCACCAACCAGAGCGTCAACGAATTCAATGCGCGACTGGAACACATCTTTTCCGACAACGTGAAGCTGCGCACGCAGCTGATGTACAGCCAATACGACACCAACGCACGCGAAACCGCCGCCAACAGCGTGGTGACGAATACCGGCGTCACGCTCAACAAGACGCTGGGCAATCCCACCAATGTGCCGTTGCAAGATCTGTACGTGCAGCTGGCCAGCCACGATCGTGTCATTCACGACACCATCCTCGACAGTCAGACCGACCTGACCACCCAGTTCGATACCGGCAGCCTGCAACACACGCTGATCACCGGCGTGGAACTGGCGCGCGAAACGTATAACAACCAGGGTTACACGCGTAACGGCCTGCCACTGCTCTCGCTGCTGGATCCCGTGCAAGAGTCCACACCGCCCAACGTCACCACCACGGTTGGCAATTACGCGCAATCGGTCGGCAAAACCGCGGCGGTGTACGCCAACGACACCATCAAGCTCAACGACCAATGGATGGTGGTGGCTGGCGTGCGTCGCGACGAATTCGACGCGCACATCAGCAACTCGGTCTCGCTACCCGCATACGCGCAGCAAACGGTTTACTTCACCAGCGTGCGCGGTGGCGTGATCTATCAGCCGGATGAAAAGCAGTCGTACTACGTGTCCTACGGCACCTCGTTCGACCCGTCGCTGGAGCAGCTCACGTTGACCAACGGCACGCAGGATCTGGCGCCGGAGAAAAATCGCTCCTACGAAATCGGCGGCAAATGGAACCTGATGGATGACGCGGTGGCGATCAACGCCGCGTTGTATAACCTGGAACAAACCAACGCGCGCAGCGAAACCTCAACCGGCGAATACACCCTGGATGGCAACATCCGCGTACGCGGCGCCGAGCTTGGCGTGGTCGGCCACCTGACCAAGAACTGGCAGATCTTCTCCGGCTACAGTTATATGGACGGCAAGATCGTCAAAGCCGTGGACGGCACCCAGGGCAACATACCGGCCAACACGCCGCGCAATACCTTCACCACCTGGACCACTTACACCTTTGCCGAACACTGGGAAGCTGGTGGCGGCCCGACCTATATGTCACAACGCTACGCGGCAAACACAGATGCAGTCAGCGTCGGTGGCTATACCCGCTGGGATGCCACGGTGGCCTTTCATCAGCCCAGCTACGATATTCGTCTCAACGTGCTCAACCTGACCAACAAGCGCTATTTTGACGCGCTGATCCAATCGGACGGTGGTCGCTCCGTGCCGGGCATTGGGCGCACAGAAATGGTGACATTTACCTATAAGTTCTAA